A window from Tenacibaculum singaporense encodes these proteins:
- a CDS encoding TlpA disulfide reductase family protein: MHRSKFLLILIITAFFSGTTAKAQVKGTSKKVKITTLNYEELKPFLHKSNDKTYVVNFWATWCMPCVKELPAFEKLHKKYKDKNVEVVLVSLDFSKQIETNLIPFIKKKKLQSKILHFEDSNEQFWIRDIAKSWSGSIPATLIYNRQKRKFYERTFSYVELQNELQTFLN; the protein is encoded by the coding sequence ATGCATAGAAGTAAATTCTTACTCATACTCATAATAACCGCTTTTTTTAGTGGAACAACAGCCAAAGCTCAGGTAAAGGGCACATCTAAAAAAGTTAAAATTACTACGTTAAATTACGAAGAGTTAAAACCATTTTTACATAAAAGCAATGATAAAACGTATGTAGTTAATTTTTGGGCTACATGGTGTATGCCTTGTGTAAAAGAGTTACCTGCTTTTGAAAAACTTCATAAGAAATATAAAGATAAAAATGTTGAAGTTGTTTTGGTAAGTTTAGATTTTTCTAAGCAAATAGAAACGAATTTGATACCATTTATCAAAAAGAAAAAACTACAATCTAAAATACTACATTTTGAAGATTCAAATGAGCAGTTTTGGATTAGAGATATTGCAAAAAGCTGGTCAGGTTCAATACCAGCAACCCTAATTTACAATAGGCAAAAGAGAAAATTTTACGAACGAACTTTTAGCTATGTAGAGTTACAAAACGAATTACAAACCTTTTTAAACTAA
- a CDS encoding S9 family peptidase — protein sequence MKKHFLLLAIAVSVIACKTDKKESVKTSTAPKKYTIEQMMDNENVFGGSFSPDNSKLLVTSNRSGIYNMYTVSTSGGEFEPITKSDSSSVFATSYFPKDERMLFRMDNNGDEIYHIFLRELNGDIKDLTPTKGARAGFFGWAKDEKSFFFTSNERDNRFMDLYEMDLETFTPKMIYENKEGYNVAAISNNKNILALSKTVNTNDSDLFLFDRTTKVITKINLTLSGNSAADFSIDDTEFYYTTDAEGEFATLMKYTISTNETEKVLAKDWDISGSYFTNNGTYRVTYINEDAKNVIEVYDIKAGKNIELPNVDGKSITSVGFSRDESMMRFYAGGSNTPSNLYVYDLKTKKQTQLTDVLNKEINPADLVKAKVIRYPSFDGVTIPAIYYVPHQASEDTKVPALVWVHGGPGGQSRQNFSSRIQYLVNHGYAVLAVNNRGSSGYGKTFFTMDDLNHGEKDLQDCVEGKNWLAKQPEIDAEKIGIIGGSYGGYMTMAALTYTPEEFAVGVNIYGVTNWMRTLKSIPSWWESFREALYKELGDPYSADSVRLKRISPLFHTDKVTKPLMVLQGAKDPRVLQVESDEIVAGVKKNGVPVEYVLFDDEGHGFVKKENQIEANSRILQFLDTYLKKEEPIKNDEL from the coding sequence ATGAAAAAACATTTCTTATTACTTGCCATTGCCGTTTCGGTAATTGCTTGTAAAACGGATAAAAAAGAATCTGTTAAAACCAGTACAGCTCCCAAAAAATATACTATTGAGCAAATGATGGATAACGAAAACGTTTTTGGTGGAAGTTTTTCTCCTGATAATTCTAAGTTACTTGTAACTAGTAATCGTTCGGGAATCTATAACATGTACACCGTTTCAACATCTGGAGGAGAATTTGAACCTATTACAAAGTCAGATAGTTCTTCAGTTTTTGCAACATCTTATTTCCCAAAGGATGAAAGAATGTTATTTAGAATGGATAATAATGGGGATGAAATTTATCATATCTTTTTAAGAGAACTTAATGGTGATATTAAAGATTTAACACCAACTAAAGGTGCCAGAGCAGGCTTTTTTGGTTGGGCTAAAGATGAAAAGAGTTTCTTTTTTACTTCAAACGAAAGAGACAATCGTTTTATGGATCTCTATGAAATGGATCTGGAAACGTTTACTCCAAAAATGATTTATGAAAATAAAGAAGGTTATAACGTAGCAGCAATATCAAACAATAAAAACATACTAGCCCTAAGCAAAACGGTTAATACTAACGATAGTGATTTATTTTTGTTTGATAGAACCACCAAAGTAATCACCAAAATTAATCTAACATTGAGCGGTAATTCTGCTGCTGATTTTTCTATCGATGATACAGAGTTCTACTATACAACAGATGCTGAAGGTGAATTTGCTACTTTAATGAAATATACAATTAGTACTAACGAAACAGAAAAAGTACTAGCCAAAGATTGGGATATTTCCGGAAGCTACTTTACAAACAATGGTACCTATAGAGTAACATACATTAATGAAGATGCTAAAAACGTCATTGAAGTTTATGATATCAAAGCTGGTAAAAATATTGAGCTTCCTAATGTTGATGGAAAAAGTATTACTAGCGTTGGTTTTTCTAGAGACGAAAGTATGATGCGTTTTTATGCTGGTGGTTCTAATACTCCTTCAAACTTATATGTGTATGACTTAAAAACAAAAAAACAAACGCAGCTAACCGATGTGTTAAATAAAGAAATTAATCCTGCTGATTTAGTAAAAGCGAAAGTAATTCGTTACCCTTCTTTTGATGGAGTAACTATTCCTGCAATTTACTATGTACCTCATCAAGCTTCAGAAGATACTAAAGTTCCTGCTTTAGTTTGGGTTCATGGAGGTCCTGGAGGACAATCACGTCAAAATTTTAGTTCAAGAATTCAATATTTAGTAAACCACGGATATGCTGTTTTGGCTGTTAATAATCGTGGAAGTAGCGGTTATGGTAAAACCTTTTTTACTATGGATGATTTAAACCATGGAGAAAAAGATTTGCAAGATTGTGTAGAAGGGAAAAATTGGTTAGCAAAACAACCAGAAATTGATGCTGAAAAAATAGGAATTATTGGAGGATCATATGGTGGTTATATGACCATGGCTGCTTTAACATATACTCCTGAGGAGTTTGCTGTTGGTGTAAACATTTACGGAGTTACAAACTGGATGCGTACCTTAAAAAGTATTCCATCTTGGTGGGAATCTTTTAGAGAAGCTTTGTACAAAGAATTAGGAGACCCATATTCTGCCGATTCTGTAAGACTTAAAAGAATTTCTCCTTTATTCCATACAGACAAAGTAACCAAACCATTAATGGTATTACAAGGAGCTAAAGACCCAAGAGTTTTGCAAGTAGAATCTGATGAAATTGTAGCTGGAGTTAAGAAAAATGGAGTTCCTGTAGAATATGTGCTGTTTGATGATGAAGGGCATGGTTTTGTTAAAAAGGAAAATCAAATAGAAGCTAATAGTAGAATCTTACAATTTTTAGACACCTACTTAAAGAAAGAAGAACCTATAAAAAACGACGAATTATAA
- a CDS encoding WD40/YVTN/BNR-like repeat-containing protein, which yields MKNLFYLLFITFSCATFSQEFSMDLVKNMKPRNIGPGGMSGRVTAIDVVESNPDIMFVGTASGGIWKSTSGGIKWEPIFDKEVTASIGALAIQQSNPSVIWAGTGEGNPRNSLNGGYGIFKSLDGGKSWKSMGLEKTRHIHRVVIHPNNPDIVYVGAIGSPWGEHKERGVYKTTDGGKTWKQILFNNNKTGAADLIMDPSNPNKLIAAMWEHKRDPWFFKSGGEGSGLYITHDGGENWKKITEKEGFPKGELGRIGVAIAPSNPNTVYALVEAKKNALYKSEDGGFSWKKINDKKGIGNRPFYYSEIYVDPQNEHKLYTVFTYVNVSIDGGKNFKQLMPAYSVDNGIHPDHHAWWIHPKNGKFMIDGNDGGMNVTKDGGKTWRFIGNLPVAQFYHINVDNEFPYNVYGGMQDNGSWRGPAYVWKAQGIRNSYWQEISFGDGFDVIPDKDDSRYGWSMSQQGYVSRYDYKTGNNYTVRPTHPDANVKLRFNWNAAINIDPFDNSTLYFGSQFVHKSTDKGLTWKVISPDLTTNDKSKLKQSESGGLTMDATGAENHCTILVIEPSPLEKDMLWVATDDGQVHITKNGGTTWTNVARNLKGLPKNSWITQIKASNKNKGEALLVANDYRRFNYKPYAYRTKDYGTTWERIVDESDVKSFTQCIIEDPIEPNLMFLGTDDGLYISINAGKKWTKWTEGFPTVPVKDLVIHPREHDLVIGTFGRAAWVLDDIRPLRAIAKDKNILTKNIELFTPPTAYQAAYQQPTGSRFGADAMFNGTNRGRGALVQFYVNKPKSTKKPEVKGKNSIKKEDENTIKWDSIKFEVFDGNRLIRTLKRKTPEENGIHKGVWFMSEKGVARPSRTIRKQKREPRGVRVKPGTYRIKASFGNQTSEQNITVKFDPRLHISQNAIDQKYAAAKDLEAQQKIIADAVKQLVESKNIANSFNQKLSKKDKKLYKESIKNSKDIIKKIDTLLAVYLGKVDKRQGITRNPEVNIMQRLGTASRYVNSRFGEQTSTEKQLIIQFKEALKPALEKTNAFFNKDWKEYKAEVEKIDLSPFKETKQFSLE from the coding sequence ATGAAAAACCTTTTTTATCTACTATTTATAACCTTCTCTTGCGCTACTTTTTCTCAAGAATTCTCAATGGATTTAGTCAAAAACATGAAACCGAGAAACATTGGTCCGGGTGGAATGAGTGGACGTGTCACAGCCATTGATGTTGTTGAATCCAATCCTGATATTATGTTCGTTGGTACAGCTTCAGGAGGAATTTGGAAGTCTACTTCAGGAGGAATTAAATGGGAGCCTATTTTTGATAAAGAAGTAACAGCCTCTATTGGCGCTTTAGCTATACAACAATCCAATCCTAGTGTAATTTGGGCAGGAACTGGTGAAGGAAATCCTCGTAATAGTTTAAATGGTGGTTATGGAATTTTTAAATCTCTTGATGGTGGTAAGTCATGGAAGTCCATGGGATTAGAAAAAACACGTCACATACACCGTGTGGTTATACACCCAAACAATCCAGATATTGTTTACGTAGGCGCTATTGGATCACCTTGGGGTGAACATAAAGAACGTGGTGTATACAAAACTACCGACGGCGGTAAAACTTGGAAACAAATTTTATTCAATAATAATAAAACCGGTGCTGCAGATTTAATTATGGATCCATCCAATCCAAACAAGCTAATAGCTGCTATGTGGGAACACAAACGCGATCCTTGGTTTTTTAAATCTGGAGGTGAAGGAAGTGGTTTATATATTACCCATGACGGTGGAGAAAACTGGAAAAAAATTACCGAAAAAGAAGGCTTTCCAAAAGGAGAATTGGGGAGAATTGGAGTAGCAATCGCTCCTTCTAACCCAAACACTGTTTATGCTTTGGTAGAAGCAAAAAAGAATGCCTTATACAAAAGTGAAGATGGTGGTTTTTCTTGGAAAAAAATTAATGATAAAAAAGGCATCGGAAATCGCCCTTTTTACTATTCAGAAATTTATGTAGATCCTCAAAACGAACATAAATTATATACAGTTTTCACCTATGTAAATGTTTCTATTGATGGAGGAAAGAACTTTAAGCAACTCATGCCTGCTTATAGTGTTGATAATGGTATTCACCCAGACCATCACGCTTGGTGGATTCATCCTAAAAACGGAAAATTCATGATTGATGGAAACGATGGTGGAATGAATGTTACCAAAGATGGAGGTAAAACTTGGCGTTTTATTGGAAATTTGCCTGTTGCACAATTTTATCATATTAATGTAGATAATGAGTTTCCTTACAATGTGTATGGCGGTATGCAAGATAATGGCTCTTGGCGCGGACCTGCTTATGTATGGAAAGCACAAGGAATACGAAATTCATATTGGCAAGAGATTAGTTTTGGTGACGGTTTTGATGTTATTCCAGACAAAGACGACTCGCGTTATGGTTGGTCTATGAGTCAACAAGGTTATGTATCTCGCTACGATTACAAAACAGGTAATAATTACACTGTTCGTCCTACACATCCGGATGCTAACGTGAAACTACGCTTCAATTGGAATGCAGCCATTAATATTGATCCTTTTGATAATTCTACACTATATTTTGGAAGCCAGTTTGTACACAAATCAACCGATAAAGGTTTAACGTGGAAAGTAATTTCTCCAGACTTAACTACAAATGATAAAAGCAAACTCAAACAATCAGAAAGTGGTGGGTTAACCATGGACGCTACCGGAGCAGAAAATCACTGTACTATCTTAGTAATTGAACCTTCTCCCCTAGAAAAAGATATGTTATGGGTTGCTACGGATGATGGACAAGTACATATTACTAAAAATGGAGGTACAACTTGGACAAATGTTGCCAGAAACCTGAAAGGTTTACCTAAAAATAGTTGGATTACTCAAATAAAAGCATCTAACAAAAATAAAGGAGAAGCTTTACTAGTTGCCAACGATTATCGTCGTTTTAACTATAAACCTTATGCATACAGAACAAAAGATTACGGAACAACTTGGGAACGTATTGTTGATGAAAGCGATGTAAAAAGCTTTACACAATGTATTATTGAAGACCCAATTGAGCCAAATTTAATGTTCTTAGGAACTGATGACGGTTTATATATTTCTATCAACGCAGGAAAAAAATGGACTAAGTGGACGGAAGGCTTCCCTACTGTTCCTGTAAAAGATTTAGTAATTCACCCAAGAGAACACGATTTAGTTATTGGTACTTTTGGTAGAGCTGCTTGGGTGTTAGATGACATTCGTCCGTTAAGAGCAATAGCTAAAGACAAAAACATTCTTACCAAAAATATTGAATTATTCACTCCGCCAACAGCCTATCAAGCTGCCTATCAGCAACCCACTGGTAGCCGATTTGGTGCTGACGCTATGTTTAATGGAACTAACAGAGGTCGTGGTGCTTTGGTTCAATTTTATGTGAATAAACCAAAATCAACAAAAAAACCTGAAGTAAAAGGCAAAAATTCTATTAAAAAAGAAGACGAGAATACCATAAAATGGGATTCTATCAAATTTGAAGTTTTTGATGGTAACAGACTTATTAGAACCCTTAAAAGAAAAACCCCTGAAGAAAACGGCATTCATAAAGGTGTTTGGTTTATGAGTGAAAAAGGTGTTGCCAGACCTTCTAGAACTATCAGGAAACAAAAAAGAGAACCTAGAGGTGTTCGAGTAAAACCTGGAACCTATAGAATAAAAGCTTCGTTTGGTAACCAAACATCAGAACAAAACATTACTGTAAAGTTTGACCCAAGACTGCATATTTCTCAGAATGCAATAGATCAAAAATATGCAGCAGCCAAAGATCTAGAAGCTCAGCAAAAAATTATAGCCGATGCAGTAAAACAGTTAGTTGAGAGTAAAAATATTGCCAATAGTTTCAACCAAAAACTATCTAAAAAAGACAAAAAGCTTTATAAAGAATCAATTAAAAATTCTAAAGATATTATTAAGAAAATAGATACACTTTTAGCTGTTTATTTAGGAAAGGTAGATAAAAGACAAGGGATTACACGAAATCCAGAAGTAAATATTATGCAACGTTTAGGAACTGCTAGTAGATATGTGAATAGTAGATTTGGCGAACAAACTTCTACAGAAAAACAGTTAATTATTCAATTTAAAGAAGCATTAAAACCTGCTTTAGAAAAAACCAATGCTTTCTTTAATAAAGATTGGAAAGAATATAAGGCAGAAGTTGAGAAAATAGATTTATCTCCTTTTAAAGAAACCAAGCAGTTTAGCTTAGAATAA
- a CDS encoding DUF2490 domain-containing protein: MKKFTLLIITLFSLNNFAQQSVAPDPTKELGVWYMYNGSHQVSDKFSLKTMAHFRFFEVGDDMQQFIGRLGGNYKFNKTLSATVGYAFLNTDRTFNVDASDFNEHRIYEDLNVNHKIASLNLAHRFRGEQRFFESTTGNFFRYQLALGHPIDEKWSTYLYNETFLDFEAEAYNQNWFGAGFKYKVSDIVKLQAGYQLIHVNEVGNFNRIQLGVAISTDHRK; encoded by the coding sequence ATGAAAAAGTTTACTTTATTAATCATCACTTTATTTTCATTAAACAATTTCGCTCAACAATCAGTAGCCCCAGACCCAACAAAAGAATTAGGTGTATGGTACATGTACAACGGATCTCATCAAGTTTCTGATAAGTTTAGCTTAAAAACCATGGCACATTTCCGCTTCTTTGAAGTTGGAGATGACATGCAACAATTTATTGGACGTTTAGGTGGTAATTATAAATTCAACAAAACTTTAAGCGCTACCGTAGGATATGCTTTCTTAAATACTGATAGAACTTTTAATGTTGATGCGAGCGACTTTAACGAACATCGTATTTATGAAGACCTAAATGTAAATCATAAAATAGCTAGTTTAAACTTAGCACATCGTTTTAGAGGTGAACAACGTTTTTTTGAATCGACCACTGGTAACTTCTTTAGATATCAATTAGCCTTGGGGCATCCTATCGATGAAAAATGGTCGACATACCTATACAATGAAACCTTTTTAGATTTTGAGGCAGAAGCTTATAATCAAAACTGGTTTGGAGCTGGTTTTAAATATAAAGTATCTGACATAGTTAAGCTTCAAGCAGGATATCAACTAATACATGTAAACGAGGTTGGTAACTTTAATAGAATTCAACTAGGAGTTGCAATTAGTACAGATCATAGAAAATAG
- a CDS encoding SPFH domain-containing protein yields MKAEKIIKPANGYLMFFIVLILFIGGIALAVKTENPIFILMSVIAFILALGFILVNPNSSKVLLFFGKYVGTVKQNGLYWANPLYKKKTVSLRASNFDSERLKVNDKLGNPVMISTILVWRVTETYKAAFDVDNYENFVRVQTDAAVRKLASMYPYDNFADEGHEEDITLRSSVNEVSEALEKELEERLAIAGIEVLEARIGYLAYAQEIASAMLKRQQATAIVAARHKIVQGAVDMVDMALEELNKKEIVELDEERKAAMVSNLLVILCGDKEASPVVNTGTLNH; encoded by the coding sequence ATGAAAGCAGAAAAAATTATCAAACCAGCAAATGGGTACCTAATGTTTTTTATTGTACTTATTCTTTTTATTGGCGGAATCGCATTAGCCGTTAAAACCGAAAATCCAATATTTATATTAATGTCTGTAATAGCATTTATTTTAGCATTGGGCTTTATTTTAGTAAATCCTAATTCTTCAAAAGTTCTATTATTCTTCGGTAAATATGTAGGTACTGTGAAGCAAAATGGTTTATACTGGGCTAATCCATTATATAAAAAGAAAACCGTTTCGTTAAGAGCTAGTAATTTTGATAGTGAGCGTTTAAAGGTCAATGATAAACTAGGAAACCCGGTGATGATAAGTACTATTTTAGTTTGGAGAGTTACCGAAACCTATAAGGCTGCTTTTGATGTTGATAATTATGAGAATTTTGTTCGTGTACAAACAGATGCTGCTGTACGAAAACTAGCTAGTATGTACCCATACGACAATTTCGCAGATGAGGGACACGAAGAAGATATTACACTACGATCTAGTGTAAACGAAGTCAGTGAAGCTTTGGAAAAAGAATTAGAAGAACGATTAGCTATTGCAGGTATTGAAGTTTTAGAAGCACGAATTGGTTATTTAGCCTATGCACAAGAAATTGCAAGCGCTATGTTAAAACGTCAACAAGCTACAGCCATCGTTGCTGCTCGTCATAAAATTGTACAAGGTGCTGTTGATATGGTTGACATGGCTTTAGAAGAACTAAACAAAAAAGAAATTGTGGAGTTAGACGAAGAACGTAAAGCTGCGATGGTTAGTAACTTATTAGTTATTTTATGTGGAGATAAAGAAGCTTCTCCAGTAGTAAATACAGGAACTTTAAATCATTAA
- a CDS encoding DUF819 family protein has translation MEAPLFTNDAIVFGILMISLGFVFYTESKTSGFWPKFYKIVPGLFMAYFIPAIFTTLGVISPEWETTSAAGEVVKNKSQLYYVSSRFLLPAALVLMTLSIDLKAIFNLGSKALIMFFTGTVGIVIGGPIAILLISAFSPETVGGADFDAVWRGLSTLAGSWIGGGANQTAMLEIYKYNPAKYGGMVFVDIVVANIWMAIILIGIGKKDKIDKWLKADTSAIEDLKQRVSNFTQSVKRNPTLTDFIIMLAIAFGTVGFGHFAGAYLSDIFASITASMESQTWRNIFSFLGSNFFWLISISTIAAVILSFTKAKNYEGAGASKIGSIFIYVLVATIGMKMDLTLIFDNVGLIAIGLVWMAIHAGLLILVAKLIRAPYFFLAVGSQANVGGAASAPIVAQAFHPSLATVGVLLAVFGYAIGTVGAILCTILMEIASKV, from the coding sequence ATGGAAGCACCTCTTTTTACAAACGATGCAATCGTATTTGGTATTTTAATGATTTCGTTAGGTTTTGTATTTTATACAGAATCAAAAACCTCAGGATTTTGGCCTAAATTTTATAAAATAGTCCCAGGTTTATTCATGGCGTATTTTATCCCTGCAATATTTACTACTTTGGGAGTTATTTCTCCAGAATGGGAAACTACCAGTGCTGCTGGCGAAGTCGTAAAAAACAAATCACAACTATACTATGTCTCTAGTAGGTTTTTATTGCCTGCTGCCTTAGTTTTAATGACATTAAGTATTGACTTAAAAGCTATTTTCAACTTGGGATCAAAAGCTTTAATCATGTTTTTTACAGGAACTGTTGGTATTGTTATTGGAGGACCAATTGCTATTTTATTAATTTCTGCTTTTTCACCAGAAACAGTTGGAGGTGCAGATTTTGATGCTGTTTGGAGAGGACTTTCAACCTTAGCTGGTAGCTGGATTGGTGGTGGAGCTAACCAAACTGCTATGTTAGAAATTTACAAATACAATCCTGCTAAATATGGAGGAATGGTGTTTGTTGATATCGTAGTGGCTAATATTTGGATGGCTATCATTTTAATTGGAATTGGTAAAAAAGACAAAATAGATAAATGGTTAAAAGCTGATACTTCAGCTATTGAAGATTTAAAACAAAGAGTTTCTAATTTTACACAAAGTGTAAAAAGAAATCCGACTTTAACCGACTTTATAATTATGCTTGCCATTGCTTTTGGTACTGTTGGCTTTGGTCATTTTGCAGGAGCGTATTTAAGCGACATTTTTGCTTCTATAACTGCTAGTATGGAATCTCAAACTTGGAGAAACATATTCTCTTTCTTAGGTTCTAACTTCTTCTGGTTAATTAGTATATCAACAATTGCTGCTGTTATCTTATCTTTTACCAAAGCAAAAAATTACGAAGGTGCTGGCGCTAGTAAAATAGGTAGTATTTTTATTTATGTGTTAGTAGCAACCATTGGAATGAAAATGGATTTGACCTTGATTTTTGATAATGTAGGACTAATTGCTATTGGTTTGGTATGGATGGCAATTCATGCTGGATTATTAATTTTAGTCGCTAAATTAATTCGCGCTCCATATTTCTTCTTGGCTGTGGGAAGTCAGGCAAATGTTGGTGGAGCTGCTTCTGCCCCAATTGTAGCACAAGCTTTTCACCCTTCTTTAGCAACAGTAGGTGTTTTATTAGCTGTTTTCGGATACGCTATCGGTACCGTAGGCGCAATCCTATGTACAATTTTAATGGAAATAGCCTCAAAAGTTTAG
- a CDS encoding Arc family DNA-binding protein — translation MAKKKAFALRINEEMLKAIEKWASDEFRSTNGQIEWMLMQALKEAKREPKKKEEE, via the coding sequence ATGGCAAAAAAGAAAGCTTTTGCACTCCGCATTAATGAAGAAATGTTAAAAGCCATTGAAAAATGGGCTTCCGATGAGTTTCGATCTACCAATGGACAGATTGAATGGATGCTTATGCAAGCACTTAAAGAAGCCAAAAGAGAACCTAAAAAGAAAGAAGAAGAATAA
- a CDS encoding thioredoxin family protein translates to MKTIKIILMLLVVASVSAFTSDNSRGYKVGDEASDFTLKNIDDKMVSLADYKDAKGFIVVFTCNMCPYSVANEDRLIALDKKYKQKGFPVIAINPNDPEVSKGDSFEAMKVRAKEKGFTFPYLFDEGQKVYPKYGATRTPHVYILNKENNKLIVEYIGAIDDSSRDESNVKERFVENAVDALLKGEKPTKTDTRAIGCSIKDKRNR, encoded by the coding sequence ATGAAGACAATTAAAATAATATTGATGTTATTGGTGGTGGCATCTGTTTCAGCATTTACTAGTGATAACTCTAGAGGTTATAAAGTAGGAGATGAAGCTTCTGATTTTACATTAAAAAATATAGATGATAAAATGGTTTCTTTGGCAGATTATAAAGACGCAAAAGGATTTATTGTTGTGTTTACATGTAATATGTGTCCGTATTCTGTAGCTAATGAAGATAGGTTAATAGCTTTAGATAAAAAGTATAAACAAAAAGGATTTCCTGTAATAGCCATTAATCCGAATGACCCAGAGGTATCGAAAGGAGATAGTTTTGAAGCAATGAAAGTACGAGCTAAAGAAAAAGGGTTTACATTTCCTTATTTGTTTGATGAAGGACAGAAGGTGTACCCTAAATATGGAGCAACAAGAACACCACATGTATATATTTTAAATAAAGAAAATAATAAATTAATTGTAGAATATATTGGCGCTATTGACGATAGTTCTCGTGATGAAAGCAATGTGAAAGAACGTTTTGTTGAAAATGCTGTAGATGCTTTGTTAAAAGGGGAAAAACCAACAAAAACAGATACAAGGGCTATAGGTTGTTCTATTAAAGATAAAAGAAACAGATAA
- a CDS encoding S1/P1 nuclease, with amino-acid sequence MKTKFLIVLVALLVSISSIANNEDVWGPTGHRATGKIAEKHLTKKARKKIEKLLQGESLAFVSTYADEIKSDRKKYGKFYTWHYVNMPLDARYEDTEKNPKGDMITGIEQCVKVLKDENSSIEDKRFYLKMLVHLVGDLHQPMHVGQKEDLGGNKIQVQWHGKGSNLHRVWDEDLINKWDMSYVELADNARDLSKEQIKVIQKGTVVDWLHDTHKITKEVYKSAEVGENLRYRYSYVYFPVVREQLQKGGLRLAKLLNEIFC; translated from the coding sequence ATGAAGACAAAATTTTTAATAGTATTAGTTGCATTGTTAGTGAGTATTTCATCAATTGCTAATAACGAAGATGTTTGGGGACCAACAGGTCACAGAGCTACTGGAAAAATTGCAGAAAAACATTTGACTAAGAAAGCTAGAAAGAAAATTGAAAAATTACTACAAGGTGAGAGCTTAGCATTTGTATCTACTTATGCAGATGAAATAAAATCTGATAGAAAGAAATATGGAAAGTTTTATACTTGGCATTATGTAAATATGCCATTAGACGCTCGTTATGAAGATACCGAAAAAAATCCGAAAGGAGATATGATTACTGGTATAGAGCAATGTGTAAAAGTGTTAAAGGATGAAAATAGTTCAATTGAAGACAAACGTTTTTACTTAAAAATGTTAGTCCATTTAGTGGGAGATTTACATCAACCGATGCATGTTGGGCAAAAAGAAGATTTAGGAGGTAATAAAATTCAGGTTCAGTGGCATGGAAAAGGCTCTAATTTACACAGAGTTTGGGATGAAGATTTAATTAATAAATGGGACATGAGTTATGTTGAATTAGCTGATAATGCAAGAGATTTATCTAAAGAACAAATCAAAGTAATTCAAAAAGGAACTGTTGTAGATTGGCTACATGATACACATAAGATTACTAAAGAAGTATACAAATCTGCTGAAGTAGGAGAGAACTTACGTTACCGTTATTCGTATGTATACTTTCCTGTAGTGAGAGAACAGTTACAAAAAGGAGGTTTACGTTTAGCTAAATTACTGAATGAAATTTTTTGTTAG